From the genome of Paracholeplasma manati:
CGAACCAATACTGGCACAAAAAGCGTATTTGGTTATCAAATGCGTTTCGATTTATTTGAAGGATTTCCATTATTAACCACTAAAAAAGTGTATTTAAGAGCCATCATTCATGAATTACTCTGGTTCATTGCTGGCGATACCAACATCAAATACTTAGTCGATCATGACGTTCGTATTTGGAATGAATGGCCCTATGAGGCTTTCAAAAAATCATCCGATTATCAACAAGAAACCATGGATGAATTCGTTCAAAAAATAAAAAATGATCCTGAGTTCGCCAAAAAACACGGCAATCTTGGCCCTGTTTATGGTGCACAATGGCGCAATTTTAATGGGGTAGACCAACTGATGGAAGTCATTCGTCAAATCAAGCATAACCCAGATTCGAGACGAATCATTTTATCGGCGTGGAATCCAGCAGAACTCCCGCATATGG
Proteins encoded in this window:
- a CDS encoding thymidylate synthase — translated: MKQYLDLCRHVMTQGTDKADRTNTGTKSVFGYQMRFDLFEGFPLLTTKKVYLRAIIHELLWFIAGDTNIKYLVDHDVRIWNEWPYEAFKKSSDYQQETMDEFVQKIKNDPEFAKKHGNLGPVYGAQWRNFNGVDQLMEVIRQIKHNPDSRRIILSAWNPAELPHMALPPCHTFMQFYVANGELSLQLYQRSGDIFLGIPFNIASYSLFLMMVAQVTGLKPKTFVHTIGDAHIYANHFEQIELQLTRTPRPLPKMIINPNIKNITDFKFEDFELVDYNPYPAIKGAVAV